In the genome of Streptomyces pactum, one region contains:
- a CDS encoding GNAT family N-acetyltransferase, with translation MNRGSGPVPAEGTSGHVFRPYQGPADHAAMAAVRLGCAERDGTDARSVVEGIPTAAGIAEACAGLDDPARDQILVEHDGDVIGYATIRWWQERDGTWLYLHRGYLLPEHRGRGIGSAMLGWAENRAARLVSRHGTAPMAVLGGNAMASEEEATALLLDSGYRRVFSLVELELDDLRRLPDGRPLSAGVRIGAIGPSDYRAAWRTVVDSYAGAAFTPEWTFERFLATADPTCWRAAWDGEEMAGVALCFLRRQDPTVGEVEELSVRTASRRLGLGRALLLDGLRCLREHGAQTARLYTGTENPNRSYDLYESVGFRRRNEYVRYRKPLAARPAGEEPPAP, from the coding sequence ATGAACAGGGGCAGCGGGCCGGTACCGGCGGAAGGGACGTCCGGGCACGTCTTCCGGCCGTATCAGGGCCCGGCGGACCACGCCGCCATGGCCGCTGTGCGACTGGGCTGTGCGGAGCGGGACGGGACCGACGCCCGCTCGGTGGTGGAAGGCATCCCGACGGCGGCAGGGATCGCCGAAGCCTGTGCCGGACTGGACGACCCGGCCCGGGACCAGATCCTCGTGGAGCACGACGGTGACGTCATCGGCTACGCGACGATCCGGTGGTGGCAGGAGCGGGACGGGACGTGGCTGTACCTGCACCGTGGATACCTGCTACCCGAACACCGCGGCCGGGGCATCGGCTCGGCGATGCTCGGCTGGGCGGAGAACCGTGCCGCCCGGCTCGTGAGCCGGCACGGAACCGCACCGATGGCCGTGCTCGGCGGCAACGCCATGGCCTCCGAAGAGGAGGCGACGGCACTCCTGCTGGACTCCGGGTACCGGCGGGTCTTCAGCCTGGTGGAGCTGGAGCTGGACGATCTCCGGCGGCTCCCCGACGGCAGGCCGCTGTCGGCCGGTGTCCGGATCGGTGCCATCGGCCCGAGCGACTACCGCGCGGCGTGGAGAACGGTCGTCGATTCCTATGCGGGTGCCGCCTTCACCCCGGAGTGGACGTTCGAGCGCTTCCTCGCCACGGCGGACCCGACCTGCTGGCGGGCCGCCTGGGACGGGGAGGAGATGGCCGGCGTCGCCCTGTGTTTCCTCCGCCGGCAGGACCCCACCGTGGGTGAGGTAGAGGAGTTGAGCGTCCGAACGGCGTCGAGGCGCCTGGGCCTGGGACGCGCCCTGCTGCTGGACGGGTTGCGATGCCTGCGCGAGCACGGTGCGCAGACGGCCCGGCTCTACACCGGGACGGAGAACCCGAACCGCTCCTACGACCTCTACGAGAGCGTGGGGTTCCGGCGCCGCAACGAATACGTGCGCTACCGGAAGCCGCTGGCCGCCCGGCCAGCAGGGGAGGAACCCCCGGCGCCCTGA
- a CDS encoding DNA-binding response regulator: MSDGRVTVTVHGPDPVFRAGVVRHLQQETSIDLIERPRPFADEPRGAVAVMLAERLDERAGTELRRLVRGGRQPVVLVTGELREADLMVVMEYGVRAVLWQHRTTPRRLLRAVHRVARTRGPGPCGVTAVLDRLDQDPHDGPEGP, encoded by the coding sequence GTGTCGGACGGACGCGTCACGGTGACGGTTCACGGCCCCGACCCGGTGTTCCGGGCCGGGGTCGTGCGTCATCTTCAGCAGGAGACCAGCATCGACCTGATCGAGCGGCCGCGCCCCTTCGCCGACGAGCCGCGCGGAGCGGTGGCCGTGATGCTGGCCGAGCGGCTGGACGAGCGCGCCGGAACCGAACTGCGCCGGCTGGTGCGCGGTGGCCGGCAGCCGGTGGTGCTGGTCACCGGGGAGCTGCGGGAGGCGGACCTGATGGTGGTCATGGAGTACGGCGTGCGGGCCGTGCTCTGGCAGCACCGCACCACGCCCCGCCGCCTGCTCCGCGCGGTCCACCGGGTGGCCCGCACCCGCGGCCCGGGGCCGTGCGGGGTCACGGCCGTACTCGACCGCCTCGACCAGGACCCGCACGACGGACCCGAGGGCCCCTGA
- the metG gene encoding methionine--tRNA ligase → MARHLITSALPYINGIKHLGNMVGSMLPADVYARYLRQRGHEVLYICATDEHGTPAELAAKEAGLPVDTFCAQQHDAQKAVYDGFGLSFDYFGRSSSTQNVEITQTIARELKANGFIEERSIRQVYSNADGRFLPDRYIEGTCPHCGYDKARGDQCENCTRVLDPTDLIEPRSAISGSSDLEVRETKHLFLLQSKLAGEVAAWVDEHGKDWPTLASSIARKWLTEGLQDRAITRDLDWGVPVPADTWPELAAEGKVFYVWFDAPIEYIGATKEWADADPATRDWKSWWYDADDTVRYTEFMAKDNVPFHTVMFPATLLGTRDKWKKVDHVKAFNWLTYYGGKFSTSQKRGVFTDAALELLPADYWRYFLMANAPESDDTSFTWEHFSATVNKDLADTLGNFVNRVLSFSRKRFGDEVPAGKEAGEAEARLGEEIARLLAEYEAQMDALQFRKAAAALRALWSAGNSYLEEKAPWLEIKTDQDGAALTLRTAMNLIHLYAVVSEPFIPASAAAMRSAFALAGDTAAWVSAEEAAALNSVPAGTSFTVPPVLFAKITEEDLESYRERFGGVAASDAEAPGA, encoded by the coding sequence ATGGCTCGACACCTCATCACCAGCGCCCTTCCCTACATCAACGGGATCAAGCACCTGGGCAACATGGTGGGGTCCATGCTCCCGGCCGACGTGTACGCGCGGTACCTGCGGCAGCGCGGCCACGAGGTGCTCTACATCTGCGCCACCGACGAGCACGGCACCCCCGCCGAGCTGGCCGCCAAGGAGGCCGGCCTGCCGGTGGACACCTTCTGTGCCCAGCAGCACGACGCCCAGAAGGCGGTCTACGACGGCTTCGGGCTGTCCTTCGACTACTTCGGCCGCAGCTCCTCCACCCAGAACGTGGAGATCACCCAGACCATCGCGCGGGAGCTGAAGGCGAACGGGTTCATCGAGGAGCGGTCCATCCGCCAGGTGTACTCCAACGCCGACGGCCGGTTCCTGCCGGACCGCTACATCGAGGGCACCTGCCCGCACTGCGGCTACGACAAGGCCCGCGGCGACCAGTGCGAGAACTGCACCCGGGTGCTGGACCCGACCGACCTGATCGAGCCGCGCTCGGCGATCAGCGGCAGCAGCGACCTGGAGGTCCGGGAGACCAAGCACCTGTTCCTGCTCCAGTCGAAGCTGGCCGGCGAGGTGGCCGCCTGGGTGGACGAGCACGGCAAGGACTGGCCGACGCTCGCCTCCTCCATCGCCCGCAAGTGGCTCACCGAGGGCCTCCAGGACCGCGCCATCACCCGCGACCTGGACTGGGGCGTGCCGGTGCCGGCCGACACCTGGCCGGAGCTGGCCGCCGAGGGCAAGGTCTTCTACGTCTGGTTCGACGCCCCGATCGAGTACATCGGCGCGACGAAGGAATGGGCGGACGCCGACCCGGCGACCCGGGACTGGAAGTCGTGGTGGTACGACGCGGACGACACCGTCCGCTACACCGAGTTCATGGCGAAGGACAACGTCCCCTTCCACACCGTGATGTTCCCGGCGACGCTGCTGGGCACCCGCGACAAGTGGAAGAAGGTGGACCACGTCAAGGCGTTCAACTGGCTCACCTACTACGGCGGGAAGTTCTCCACCTCGCAGAAGCGGGGCGTGTTCACCGACGCGGCGCTGGAGCTGCTGCCGGCGGACTACTGGCGCTACTTCCTGATGGCCAACGCCCCGGAGTCCGACGACACCTCCTTCACCTGGGAGCACTTCTCCGCCACGGTCAACAAGGACCTCGCCGACACCCTCGGCAACTTCGTCAACCGGGTGCTGTCCTTCTCCCGGAAGCGGTTCGGGGACGAGGTGCCGGCGGGCAAGGAGGCCGGGGAGGCCGAGGCCCGGCTGGGTGAGGAGATCGCCCGGCTGCTCGCGGAGTACGAGGCGCAGATGGACGCCCTCCAGTTCCGCAAGGCCGCCGCCGCGCTGCGCGCCCTGTGGAGCGCGGGCAACTCCTACCTGGAGGAGAAGGCGCCCTGGCTGGAGATCAAGACCGACCAGGACGGCGCCGCGCTGACGCTGCGCACCGCGATGAACCTGATCCACCTCTACGCGGTGGTGTCCGAGCCGTTCATCCCGGCGTCGGCCGCGGCCATGCGGTCCGCGTTCGCGCTCGCCGGTGACACGGCGGCCTGGGTGTCCGCCGAGGAGGCCGCGGCGCTGAACTCGGTTCCGGCGGGCACCTCCTTCACCGTTCCGCCGGTGCTCTTCGCCAAGATCACCGAAGAGGACCTGGAGTCGTACCGGGAGCGCTTCGGCGGCGTGGCGGCGTCGGACGCGGAGGCGCCCGGCGCCTGA
- a CDS encoding VWA domain-containing protein, protein MGIRDLLRKVFGRSRSKQDETAGPEAAVVPDEHAESGAGEAAASEAAPKGEAEGAGTAGEPRPAAPADDRPASSAGTGPDERPASATGGTAGGGTTTDEDGGTAGDDTTAEGGATAGGSTSAGGGTDATPDVPAQRTGTDGGTSAGRQAEDDAPASSGRTEEDEPQEARPAAVAATAEPATDAAAADGAAPADGTATTDGTSPARPSSDGDHAADEDDDLSSDPTLNHPALTRPLKTLDELLSTPAPEDERKAAEAEAKPEPETTKATEPKPEDEAEPKREAAEAEAKPEPETTKATEPEAEAEAEPKREAAEAEAKPEEEPESATESEPDADAEQDAKSDAATEPEADAKSEATTEPEPEQEAAPEPEANDKPKQEADAEQKPEAEAEAEAQPAETETGSKPEADTAPDTDTATEADNEPDAKPEQKAAQEPEPATESEPDADAEQDAKSDAVTEPDADAEPEAATEPEPDQEPAQQPEADDEPKDEPQPEAEDEAAEGRPEAVEIPEVAKSPGDADPEAAKGLDKAESPKATTEGEPEAAAAETETAPEEAAEPAPEPDDTRNAPATADTDRTAEPEETPATGDADQAAEPDDTPESETTPDAPATERTADGEEPADAEDTPADEPTGDADEPDDTRNTPATADADQAPESEETPATGDADQAAEPEETSEPETASDAANADRPADTEETPATGRTAGGEESADSEETADAEETPATGRTAGGEESADSEETADAEDTSDTPDAEQEAAGPAVSLAKVEAEAPALVSLFKAAAGAVRQHGLDGQRAAVYLVLDRSGSMRRYYKDGTVQHLAEQALALSAHFDDDGTVPVVFFSTDVDGTADLALDDFAGRIDELHSSLGHMGRTNYHWAIEAVVKHYRASGSTAPAFVIFQTDGAPTSKPAAEKALCEAAELPIFWQFIGFGDPEARGFDFLRKLDELAVPEKRVIDNAGFFHAGLEPREVADADLYRELMSEFPAWLRAARTAGIIKD, encoded by the coding sequence ATGGGTATACGGGACCTGCTGCGCAAGGTTTTCGGCCGTTCCCGCTCGAAGCAGGACGAAACGGCTGGTCCGGAGGCGGCAGTTGTCCCGGACGAGCACGCGGAGTCCGGCGCCGGCGAGGCGGCTGCCTCCGAGGCCGCCCCCAAGGGCGAGGCCGAGGGAGCCGGCACCGCCGGGGAGCCCCGGCCGGCGGCGCCGGCCGACGACCGGCCGGCGTCGTCCGCCGGCACCGGGCCGGACGAGCGCCCCGCTTCCGCGACCGGCGGGACCGCCGGCGGCGGTACGACGACGGACGAGGACGGCGGGACGGCCGGGGACGACACGACGGCCGAGGGCGGCGCGACGGCCGGTGGCAGCACGTCGGCCGGTGGCGGTACGGACGCCACGCCGGACGTCCCCGCGCAGCGCACCGGTACGGACGGCGGCACCTCCGCCGGTCGCCAGGCCGAAGACGACGCCCCCGCGTCCTCCGGCCGCACCGAGGAGGACGAGCCGCAGGAGGCCCGTCCCGCGGCGGTGGCCGCGACCGCGGAGCCGGCCACCGACGCCGCGGCGGCGGACGGCGCTGCCCCGGCGGACGGCACCGCGACGACGGACGGCACGTCCCCGGCGCGCCCGTCCTCGGACGGCGACCACGCGGCCGACGAGGACGACGACCTGTCGTCCGACCCCACGCTCAACCACCCGGCCCTCACCCGGCCGCTCAAGACGCTGGACGAACTGCTGAGCACCCCGGCCCCGGAGGACGAGCGGAAGGCCGCCGAGGCGGAGGCCAAGCCCGAGCCGGAGACGACGAAGGCGACCGAGCCGAAGCCGGAGGACGAGGCGGAGCCGAAGCGGGAGGCCGCCGAGGCGGAGGCCAAGCCCGAGCCGGAGACGACTAAGGCGACCGAGCCGGAGGCGGAGGCCGAGGCGGAGCCGAAGCGGGAGGCCGCCGAGGCGGAGGCCAAGCCGGAGGAGGAGCCCGAGTCGGCAACCGAGTCCGAGCCGGACGCGGACGCCGAGCAGGACGCCAAGTCCGACGCTGCCACCGAGCCGGAGGCGGACGCCAAGTCCGAGGCCACGACCGAGCCGGAGCCCGAGCAGGAAGCGGCACCGGAGCCCGAGGCCAACGACAAGCCGAAGCAGGAGGCGGACGCCGAGCAGAAGCCGGAGGCGGAAGCGGAAGCAGAGGCGCAGCCCGCCGAGACGGAGACCGGGTCCAAGCCCGAGGCGGACACCGCTCCCGACACCGACACGGCGACCGAAGCCGACAACGAACCGGACGCGAAGCCCGAGCAGAAGGCGGCGCAGGAGCCCGAGCCGGCAACCGAGTCCGAGCCGGACGCGGACGCCGAGCAGGACGCCAAGTCCGACGCTGTCACCGAGCCGGATGCGGACGCAGAGCCCGAGGCCGCCACCGAGCCGGAGCCCGACCAGGAGCCGGCACAGCAGCCCGAAGCCGACGACGAACCGAAGGACGAGCCCCAGCCGGAGGCCGAGGACGAGGCGGCGGAGGGCCGCCCGGAAGCGGTGGAGATCCCGGAGGTGGCGAAGAGCCCGGGGGACGCGGACCCGGAGGCGGCGAAGGGCCTGGACAAGGCCGAGAGCCCGAAGGCGACAACCGAGGGCGAGCCGGAAGCCGCAGCGGCCGAGACGGAGACGGCACCGGAGGAGGCGGCCGAACCCGCCCCCGAACCCGACGACACCCGGAACGCTCCCGCGACCGCCGACACCGACCGGACCGCCGAACCCGAGGAAACCCCCGCCACCGGCGACGCCGACCAGGCCGCCGAGCCCGACGACACCCCCGAGTCGGAGACCACGCCCGACGCACCCGCCACCGAGCGGACCGCCGACGGCGAGGAGCCCGCCGACGCCGAGGACACCCCCGCCGACGAGCCGACCGGCGACGCCGACGAGCCCGACGACACCCGGAACACTCCCGCGACCGCCGACGCGGACCAGGCCCCCGAATCCGAGGAGACCCCCGCCACCGGCGACGCCGACCAGGCCGCCGAGCCCGAGGAGACCTCCGAGCCGGAGACCGCGTCCGACGCCGCCAACGCCGACCGGCCCGCCGACACCGAGGAGACCCCCGCCACCGGGCGAACCGCCGGCGGCGAGGAGTCCGCCGACAGCGAGGAGACCGCCGACGCCGAGGAGACCCCCGCCACCGGGCGAACCGCCGGCGGCGAGGAGTCCGCCGACAGCGAGGAGACCGCCGACGCCGAGGACACCTCCGACACCCCCGACGCCGAACAGGAAGCCGCAGGTCCCGCCGTGTCGCTCGCCAAGGTCGAGGCGGAGGCTCCCGCCCTGGTCAGCCTCTTCAAGGCGGCGGCCGGCGCGGTACGGCAGCACGGGCTCGACGGGCAGCGGGCCGCCGTCTACCTGGTGCTGGACCGTTCCGGGTCGATGCGCCGCTACTACAAGGACGGCACGGTGCAGCACCTCGCCGAGCAGGCGCTGGCGCTCTCCGCGCACTTCGACGACGACGGCACGGTGCCGGTGGTGTTCTTCTCCACCGACGTCGACGGCACCGCCGATCTCGCGCTGGACGACTTCGCCGGCCGGATCGACGAACTGCACTCCTCGCTCGGCCACATGGGGCGGACGAACTACCACTGGGCCATCGAGGCGGTCGTCAAGCACTACCGGGCCTCCGGCAGCACCGCCCCCGCGTTCGTGATCTTCCAGACGGACGGCGCGCCGACCAGCAAGCCGGCGGCCGAGAAGGCACTCTGCGAGGCCGCCGAACTGCCGATCTTCTGGCAGTTCATCGGCTTCGGCGACCCGGAGGCCAGGGGGTTCGACTTCCTGCGCAAGCTGGACGAGCTGGCCGTGCCGGAGAAGCGGGTGATCGACAACGCGGGCTTCTTCCACGCGGGCCTGGAGCCGCGCGAGGTGGCGGACGCCGACCTCTACCGGGAACTGATGTCGGAGTTCCCGGCCTGGCTGCGCGCCGCCCGCACCGCCGGGATCATCAAGGACTGA
- a CDS encoding PhoX family protein, translated as MRKFLPLIGSHPGGRSAMTCRYRCGDACFHEVPNTSDNAYVGDVIAGVLSRRSVLRASAVVTVAAAAGATTLAQAPEASAAGAATAAKRKGGAKAARGLRFTPVAPNTTDAVTIPDGYAQNIVIRWGDPILRGAPAFDPDHQTAKAQAGQFGYNNDYMAVLDVPHERDRQLLVVNHEYTDEQLMFAGYDPANPTREQVEIGWAAHGLSVVVAQEERRSGRLTAVLRHRLNRRITATTPFEVTGPAAGSKLLRTSADPTGRRILGTLNNCGGGITPWGTVLSGEENFNQYFANGGAVTDPVTAARLKRYGIGGAASERKWERFDKRFDVAQEPNETNRFGWVVEIDPFDPESTPRKLTALGRFKHEAAEPRLTDDGRPVLYMGDDERFDYFYKFVSAKRMKRGNSRAAREHNRTLLDEGTLYVARFTGDSPAAEIDGSGKLPKDGEFDGVGEWIPLASGTTSFVEGMTAEEVYVFTRIAADKVGATKMDRPEDVEPSPRTGRVYIALTNNKDRGTAGKAPADEANPRNGNKHGQILELAEHWNDPAADRFSWRLFLVCGDPSDPATYFAGFPKEKVSPISCPDNITFDAHGNLWISTDGNALGTHDGLFGVATAGERRGEVKQFLTVPKGAETCGPIVQDRRVLVAVQHPGEVDGASVEKPASTWPDGPGKLVRPSVVGVWRRNGDDIGV; from the coding sequence GTGCGCAAGTTCCTGCCGCTGATCGGCTCGCACCCGGGCGGTCGTTCCGCCATGACCTGCCGCTACCGGTGCGGTGACGCCTGCTTCCACGAGGTGCCGAACACCAGCGACAACGCCTATGTCGGCGACGTCATCGCCGGCGTCCTGTCGCGGCGCTCGGTGCTGCGGGCGAGCGCCGTGGTGACGGTGGCCGCCGCGGCCGGGGCCACCACGCTGGCCCAGGCGCCGGAGGCGAGCGCCGCGGGCGCGGCGACCGCGGCGAAGCGCAAGGGCGGCGCGAAGGCGGCGCGCGGTCTGCGGTTCACGCCGGTCGCGCCGAACACCACCGACGCGGTGACCATCCCGGACGGCTACGCCCAGAACATCGTCATCCGTTGGGGTGACCCGATCCTGCGCGGTGCCCCGGCGTTCGACCCGGACCACCAGACCGCCAAGGCGCAGGCCGGCCAGTTCGGTTACAACAACGACTACATGGCGGTGCTCGACGTCCCGCACGAGCGCGACCGGCAGCTGCTGGTGGTCAACCACGAGTACACCGACGAGCAGCTGATGTTCGCCGGCTACGACCCGGCGAACCCGACCCGCGAGCAGGTCGAGATCGGCTGGGCGGCGCACGGCCTGTCGGTGGTCGTGGCGCAGGAGGAGCGCCGGTCCGGCCGGCTGACCGCCGTGCTCCGGCACCGGCTGAACCGCCGGATCACCGCCACCACCCCGTTCGAGGTGACCGGCCCGGCCGCGGGCAGCAAGCTGCTGCGCACCTCCGCCGACCCGACCGGCCGCCGGATCCTGGGGACGCTGAACAACTGCGGCGGCGGCATCACCCCGTGGGGCACGGTGCTCTCCGGCGAGGAGAACTTCAACCAGTACTTCGCCAACGGCGGCGCGGTCACCGACCCCGTCACCGCGGCCCGGCTGAAGCGCTACGGCATCGGCGGCGCGGCCTCCGAGCGCAAGTGGGAGCGTTTCGACAAGCGCTTCGACGTGGCCCAGGAGCCCAACGAGACCAACCGTTTCGGCTGGGTGGTGGAGATCGACCCGTTCGACCCGGAGTCCACCCCGCGCAAGCTCACCGCGCTGGGCCGGTTCAAGCACGAGGCCGCCGAGCCCCGGCTGACCGACGACGGCCGCCCGGTGCTGTACATGGGTGACGACGAGCGGTTCGACTACTTCTACAAGTTCGTGTCCGCCAAGCGCATGAAGCGCGGCAACAGCCGGGCGGCCCGCGAGCACAACCGCACCCTGCTGGACGAGGGCACCCTGTACGTCGCCAGGTTCACCGGTGACAGCCCGGCCGCCGAGATCGACGGCTCCGGCAAGCTGCCCAAGGACGGCGAGTTCGACGGCGTCGGCGAGTGGATCCCGCTGGCCAGCGGCACCACCTCGTTCGTGGAGGGCATGACCGCGGAGGAGGTGTACGTCTTCACCCGGATCGCCGCCGACAAGGTGGGCGCCACCAAGATGGACCGGCCCGAGGACGTCGAGCCCAGCCCGCGCACCGGCCGGGTGTACATCGCGCTCACCAACAACAAGGACCGCGGCACGGCCGGCAAGGCGCCGGCGGACGAGGCGAACCCGCGCAACGGCAACAAGCACGGGCAGATCCTGGAGCTGGCCGAGCACTGGAACGATCCGGCCGCGGACCGCTTCAGCTGGCGGCTGTTCCTGGTGTGCGGCGACCCGTCCGACCCCGCCACCTACTTCGCCGGGTTCCCCAAGGAGAAGGTCAGCCCGATCTCCTGCCCGGACAACATCACCTTCGACGCCCACGGCAACCTGTGGATCTCCACCGACGGCAACGCCCTTGGCACCCACGACGGCCTGTTCGGCGTGGCCACCGCCGGTGAGCGCCGCGGTGAGGTGAAGCAGTTCCTCACGGTGCCGAAGGGCGCCGAGACCTGCGGCCCGATCGTGCAGGACCGGCGGGTGCTGGTCGCGGTGCAGCACCCGGGCGAGGTGGACGGCGCCAGCGTCGAGAAGCCCGCCTCCACCTGGCCGGACGGCCCGGGCAAGCTGGTCCGCCCGTCGGTGGTCGGCGTGTGGCGGCGCAACGGCGACGACATCGGCGTCTGA
- a CDS encoding lysylphosphatidylglycerol synthase transmembrane domain-containing protein, protein MTESAVTESPAAGVPTVATAPAAAGVPAVIRPARARSARRLPVRTLLCLLPVVAVAVWAVRHRAVVADGMDRLLAADPALLLVAVAVTALSWVAAACTRQGALVRRLPAGRLLATQFAAGAANHLLPSGLGAGAVNLRFMTVCGVPLAQASSALALYLVAGAVGRLALTLVLLATVPGALPLDRLLPDGVGVATAGLVAVGVVVTLVLVVGALRRVVRRFLVTVAHEARAVHRRPARVLALWGGAVLFPALQAAGLVAVALSLGVRVPVAHLALAYLAATAAAALVPTPGGIGSVEAALTIALVGTGVTAASATAVVLGYRLITIWLPLLPGALTLAVLVRCKVL, encoded by the coding sequence ATGACCGAATCCGCCGTGACCGAGAGCCCCGCCGCCGGGGTCCCCACCGTGGCCACGGCACCCGCCGCGGCCGGGGTCCCCGCCGTGATCCGTCCGGCCCGGGCGCGGAGTGCCCGGCGGCTGCCCGTCCGAACGCTGCTGTGCCTGCTGCCGGTCGTGGCGGTGGCGGTGTGGGCGGTCCGGCACCGGGCGGTGGTGGCCGACGGCATGGACCGGTTGCTCGCCGCGGACCCCGCCCTGCTGCTGGTGGCCGTCGCGGTCACCGCCCTGTCGTGGGTGGCCGCCGCGTGCACCCGGCAGGGTGCCCTGGTGCGGCGGCTGCCGGCCGGGCGGCTGCTGGCCACCCAGTTCGCGGCCGGGGCGGCGAACCACCTGCTGCCGTCCGGGCTGGGCGCCGGCGCGGTCAACCTGCGGTTCATGACGGTGTGCGGGGTCCCGCTGGCCCAGGCCTCCTCGGCCCTCGCGCTCTACCTGGTGGCCGGGGCGGTGGGACGGCTCGCCCTGACCCTGGTGCTGCTCGCCACCGTCCCGGGCGCCCTGCCGCTGGACAGACTGCTGCCGGACGGGGTCGGGGTCGCCACCGCCGGGCTCGTGGCGGTCGGGGTGGTGGTGACGCTGGTGCTGGTGGTCGGCGCGCTGCGGCGGGTCGTCCGGCGGTTCCTGGTGACGGTGGCGCACGAGGCGCGGGCGGTGCACCGCAGGCCGGCGCGGGTGCTCGCGCTGTGGGGCGGAGCGGTGCTCTTCCCCGCGCTCCAGGCGGCCGGGCTGGTGGCGGTCGCCCTCTCCCTCGGGGTGCGGGTGCCGGTGGCGCACCTGGCGCTGGCCTATCTGGCCGCGACCGCGGCGGCCGCCCTGGTGCCCACCCCCGGCGGCATCGGATCGGTGGAGGCGGCCCTGACGATCGCCCTGGTCGGCACCGGGGTGACGGCCGCGTCGGCCACCGCGGTGGTGCTCGGCTACCGCCTGATCACGATCTGGCTGCCGCTGCTCCCGGGCGCCCTGACCCTCGCTGTGCTGGTGCGCTGCAAGGTCCTCTGA
- a CDS encoding MerR family transcriptional regulator, producing MGRVAELAGVSVRTLHHYDRIGLVRPSARTSAGYRAYRAGDVERLREVLAYRRLGFGLREVAELVDDASTDAVAHLHRLRGLLLERRDRADAMVAAIDREIEARAKGLRVTPEEQMEVLGARLYDAIGGAYPATRRTEPRIAAQIWDALGDARTVLNVGAGTGSYEPADREVTAVEPSAVMRAQRPAGSAPCVAAAAESLPFGDRSFDVAMAVSTVHHWRDPMAGLREMRRVARRVVVLTFDTDEPGWQDRFWLTRDYLPEFAAVLSGFPSLAGMAGAIGARAEPVPVPWDCADGLFEAYWRRPEAYLEDRVRRAMSVWTRVGPEAEQRAVRSLGDDLCSGRWAERNGELAGLDTADLGLRLLVA from the coding sequence GTGGGACGCGTGGCCGAGCTGGCCGGCGTGAGCGTCCGCACGCTGCATCACTACGACCGGATCGGGCTCGTGCGTCCCTCGGCGCGGACCTCTGCCGGTTACCGGGCCTACCGGGCGGGCGACGTGGAGCGGCTGCGGGAGGTGCTGGCCTACCGGCGGCTGGGCTTCGGGCTGCGCGAGGTCGCGGAACTGGTCGATGACGCGTCCACCGACGCGGTCGCGCACCTGCACCGGCTGCGCGGCCTGCTGCTGGAGCGGCGCGACCGCGCCGACGCCATGGTGGCGGCCATCGACCGGGAGATCGAGGCACGGGCGAAGGGGCTGAGGGTGACACCGGAGGAACAGATGGAGGTGCTCGGTGCCCGGCTGTACGACGCGATCGGCGGCGCCTACCCCGCGACGCGGCGTACCGAGCCGCGGATCGCCGCGCAGATCTGGGACGCGCTCGGCGACGCCCGGACGGTGCTGAACGTCGGGGCCGGCACCGGCTCCTACGAGCCCGCCGACCGCGAGGTCACCGCGGTGGAGCCATCGGCGGTCATGCGGGCGCAGCGGCCCGCCGGCTCGGCACCGTGCGTGGCCGCCGCCGCGGAGAGCCTGCCGTTCGGGGACCGCTCCTTCGACGTCGCGATGGCCGTCTCCACCGTTCACCACTGGAGGGACCCGATGGCGGGGCTGCGCGAGATGCGCCGCGTGGCCCGCCGCGTGGTGGTGCTGACCTTCGACACCGACGAGCCCGGATGGCAGGACCGGTTCTGGCTCACCCGCGACTACCTGCCCGAGTTCGCCGCCGTCCTCTCGGGATTCCCCTCACTGGCGGGGATGGCGGGCGCGATCGGCGCCCGCGCCGAGCCGGTGCCCGTCCCGTGGGACTGCGCCGACGGCCTGTTCGAGGCGTACTGGCGCCGACCGGAGGCGTACCTGGAGGATCGCGTGCGCCGTGCGATGTCGGTGTGGACGAGGGTCGGGCCGGAGGCCGAGCAGCGGGCGGTGCGAAGCCTCGGTGACGACCTGTGCTCCGGCCGGTGGGCCGAGCGCAACGGCGAACTCGCCGGCCTCGACACGGCGGATCTCGGCCTCCGCCTGCTCGTGGCGTGA